A section of the Drosophila subobscura isolate 14011-0131.10 chromosome A, UCBerk_Dsub_1.0, whole genome shotgun sequence genome encodes:
- the LOC117903746 gene encoding protein sevenless isoform X3 translates to MHKCWISLLLEDLFLDEFGIKCENADSSEKCYKIRCTKGCAQWYRALKELEPCQEACSSPQFYSHDMPCIGACEMAQRSYWLLQRHAMTQTVQRTQPQFVQAPSQERRDTPLTIKWAMHLPEHYLSSRPFNIQYQYADLHHEQNGDTEQKKDGVWFNLADYDCDEYYVCEILEPLMPYTQYRFRFELSFGEGSDDVLYSPATPAYLTPSEGAPISAPVIEEVLPLDDSHVAVHWHPGSFTNGPVEGYRLRLSRSGDNLTTEQLMAVQRGSFIFSELQADTKYRLEVTMINKQGEGPAATVVSIETHPAKAAQLHKDQDGAHSLSALVAGQRSIVWQALAPGGETRLVLHSEQPISDMSWEQREQRLWIVDVLGEMRSLRLEQGQSTSGISTVEIHGQRNISAEWIPRKLSLDWLRRRLYLAVEAASLGFALLKVDLGSTDFDVLCEALDPVQQLEADPLNGWLFWSDAESVWRLDLGTKKRIRIARIRQPGWFTLDPLHWLLHLLVAHEGKILEISYDGSHKMSLIALPAMPTNSWQAFALQGRSLLLAGSSQMQLLLADQPNHGGLTTWPLHHLPDCWGLVLLTTERYPSAHPSGVPRRLNAVLGAQAAHISWQEPARNRYQSADAALDLSYELEVLDVASQSAFSIRNIRSPYFGLERLQPDNLYHFRVRAMRSSGEAGEPGAWTQPHVARTWPMGPHRLRWATAQGALYETNELGEQLVRREGQLEARPGPLAMINASVGYYVAGSGVLHCINVEQLHLRCLVPDEVPHAGAVTYDWRGGRVYWSDVARNCVVRLDPWSGARELLPIFGARQLAIDPRHGHLYYATATRLIRRHLSSSLSMGLGHPQHANDLEVEFYQVNGLEGSIASFSIDLEQDQLYWLVSSPVALLLYRAALGADSVQDSQQLLQSWPGRDALPQSLQLIRPLGALLWLERDGRRALLARTTALNDTMDLSPQGLESAASSLQLVDPTAPPPPDAGVIPSAVPPDSVRLDDGHWDDFHVRWQPATSGGNHSISYRLLVEYGSLLQTLDVATPFARLTHLPQAQLLLKISITPRTGWRSGPTSHVQLCTPAAAATQPRRLRVFVERMATPLVPPSIGALLRWDAPEQATAPGQTLEYCISCWLGSEIHAELLLNQSMLEARVDHLQSDQTYRFQVEARVASTGAAAGAASHALHVTPEVQAVPRLVFANTEFIGELDLDSQLRRRLVHTASPVEHLATMEGEQRLLWVNEHVELLTHVPGSAPAKLARMRAEVLALTVDWVQRIVYWAELEAGQEAPSSHVAVIYRLDLCRFEGRILPGERLWSTPQGHLLRDLTALPHSRALVWLEHEAGSRNATLRGRSLADGSPIPLDSPTALFRLHEGSLEPGTETINLVDHRGKVCVYDVTRQLCTVTGLRSQLHLMAKDGEQLAQDAGYLYALRNGSIRAYGRRRHQLEYHVELEPEEVRLLQAHNYQAYPSRRCLLLPPAAALEPTAVRCDELQCTMTLSQLHAFSDCALPVPGLSFQLNLTALEGGQSEGAAHLWLGGSGDTINITGLQPYSRYQLIASLSSYYQRRLGLDDLSLPTTEVRTAPASPTAPRNFSARVLGPSEVEVRWAPPAQLRSEGVHYTLHWQEDSTGNGTEQEQMERRVESAGVHRLRGLRSGSSYRIWVLAHATPTKFNSSSLLHVRTYVRLPELQLLELGPYALTLCWAGTSDTLTSLVLECRSAAEHLRFEVAGNHSWMVVEPLKPRTLYKCHLQLLFASSPGAPVYRGPSQKYVTLGDAPGAPGRPRLQHITGEIFRVNWSAARGNGDPIDLYNLEALQARAKSRSRRRRRRQSVGGGRLALLPWAEEPVAIEDQWLDYCNTTELSCIVRSLHSSRLLLFRVRARSHEHGWGPYSEDSDRVSEPFVSPEKRGSLVLAIIAPAAIVSSCVLALFLVRKAVQKRRVRAKKLLQQSRPSIWSNLSTLHTQQQFLVGRSRTFSTTLSDADIALLPHISRSQLTLRRFLGSGAFGEVYEGALQAEDKKDTQRVAIKSLRKGASEFAELLQEAQLMSNFKHENIVGLVGICFDADSIALIMEHMEAGDLLSYLRAARPKSHEEFRGLSLSELLSMCIDVANGCCYLEDMHFVHRDLACRNCLVSEDADAGNGQGHRRVVKIGDFGLARDIYKSDYYRKEGEGLLPVRWMAPESLVDGVFTTQSDVWAFGVLCWEILTLGQQPYAARNNFEVLAYVKDGGRLHQPTICPDKMHSLLLMCWRTDPSERPSFRRCFNALHAIIMDLRRNQMPNVDSSTAGSNSEAASAFGPELKVRFDEHLEKAAAQEKEDTKEPEGVSLRNVSSHSPSEQLYANEGISRL, encoded by the exons GAGGACTTGTTTCTGGACGAGTTCGGAATCAAGTGCGAAAATGCGGACAGCAGCGAGAAGTGCTACAAAATACGC TGCACCAAGGGATGTGCTCAGTGGTACAGAGCCCTCAAGGAGCTGGAACCCTGCCAAGAGGCTTGT TCCTCGCCGCAGTTCTATTCCCACGACATGCCCTGTATCGGCGCCTGCGAGATGGCCCAGCGCAGTTACTGGCTCTTACAGCGCCACGCCATGACTCAGACGGTGCAAAGGACACAGCCACAGTTCGTGCAGGCACCCAGTCAGGAGCGACGGGACACGCCTCTGACTATCAAGTGGGCTATGCACTTGCCGGAGCACTACCTGTCCAGCCGACCTTTCAACATCCAGTACCAGTACGCAGACCTACACCACGAGCAGAATGGTGATACAGAACAGAAGAAGGATGGGGTGTGGTTTAATTTGGCGGACTACGACTGCGACGAGTACTACGTCTGCGAAATTCTAGAGCCCCTGATGCCCTATACACAGTACAGA TTCCGCTTTGAGCTTTCCTTCGGTGAGGGCAGCGACGATGTGCTTTACTCGCCGGCTACACCCGCCTACCTAACGCCTTCTGAGGGTGCACCCATCTCAGCGCCGGTTATCGAGGAAGTGCTGCCGTTGGACGACAGTCACGTGGCCGTGCACTGGCACCCGGGCAGCTTCACCAACGGCCCCGTCGAGGGTTACCGCCTCCGTCTGAGCCGTTCTGGGGATAACCTGACCACCGAGCAG CTAATGGCGGTGCAACGGGGCAGCTTCATATTCTCGGAGCTGCAGGCCGACACCAAGTACCGGCTGGAGGTAACGATGATCAACAAGCAGGGCGAGGGTCCAGCGGCGACGGTTGTCAGCATCGAGACACATCCCGCCAAGGCGGCGCAACTGCACAAGGATCAGGATGGAGCCCACTCCCTGAGCGCGCTGGTGGCCGGGCAGCGGAGTATCGTgtggcaggcactggcaccggGCGGGGAGACACGACTCGTCCTGCACTCCGAGCAGCCCATTAGTGACATGTCCTGGGAGCAGAGGGAGCAGCGGCTGTGGATTGTGGACGTATTGGGAGAAATGCGCAG CCTGAGACTGGAGCAGGGCCAGTCCACATCCGGCATCAGCACGGTGGAGATACATGGACAGAGGAATATCTCCGCCGAGTGGATTCCACGGAAGCTCAGCCTGGATTGGCTCCGCAGACGGCTTTACTTGGCTGTCGAGGCGGCGAGTCTCGGATTTGCCTTGCTCAAAGTGGATCTGGGCAGCACGGACTTTGATGTGCTGTGTGAGGCCCTGGACCCTGTGCAGCAATTGGAGGCTGACCCCTTAAACGGCTGGCTCTTCTGGAGCGATGCTGAGAGCGTCTGGCGCCTCGATTTGGGCACCAAGAAGCGCATACGCATCGCCAGGATCCGGCAGCCTGGCTGGTTCACCCTGGACCCGCTGCACTGGCTGCTCCACCTGCTGGTGGCGCACGAGGGGAAGATTCTAGAAATCAGCTACGacggcagccacaaaatgtctcTAATCGCACTGCCCGCCATGCCCACAAACTCGTGGCAGGCCTTCGCCCTCCAGGGCCGCTCCCTGCTTCTGGCTGGTTCCAGCCAGATGCAGTTGCTGCTCGCGGATCAGCCAAACCACGGGGGACTGACCACCTGGCCGCTGCACCACCTCCCTGACTGCTGGGGTCTAGTCCTACTCACCACAGAGCGCTACCCCTCGGCGCATCCTTCTGGGGTGCCACGACGGCTCAACGCCGTGCTGGGCGCCCAGGCAGCACACATATCGTGGCAGGAGCCGGCCAGGAATCGATACCAGTCCGCCGACGCCGCTTTGGATCTGAGCTACGAGCTCGAGGTACTGGACGTGGCTAGCCAGAGCGCGTTCAGCATCCGTAACATCCGCAGCCCCTACTTTGGACTCGAGCGCCTGCAGCCGGATAATCTGTACCACTTCCGCGTGCGAGCCATGCGGTCCTCCGGGGAGGCCGGTGAGCCCGGTGCCTGGACGCAACCCCACGTAGCGCGCACCTGGCCTATGGGCCCACATCGCCTCCGCTGGGCCACCGCTCAGGGCGCCCTCTATGAGACCAATGAGCTGGGCGAGCAGCTGGTGCGGCGGGAGGGTCAGCTGGAGGCGCGACCCGGACCGCTAGCTATGATCAACGCCAGTGTGGGCTACTACGTGGCCGGATCCGGCGTTTTGCACTGCATCaatgtggagcagctgcatctgCGATGCCTGGTCCCCGATGAGGTGCCCCACGCAGGGGCCGTGACGTACGACTGGAGGGGCGGTCGAGTCTACTGGTCGGATGTGGCACGAAATTGCGTGGTGCGCCTGGATCCCTGGAGCGGGGCGCGCGAGCTGCTGCCCATATTTGGGGCCCGCCAGCTGGCCATCGATCCACGGCACGGCCATCTCTACTACGCCACCGCAACCCGCCTGATTCGACGCCATCTCAGTTCCTCCCTGAGTATGGGCCTGGGACATCCGCAGCACGCGAACGATCTGGAGGTGGAGTTCTACCAAGTTAACGGCCTTGAGGGTAGCATCGCCTCGTTCAGCATTGATCTTGAGCAGGACCAACTCTATTGGCTGGTCTCAAGTCCCGTCGCGTTGCTCCTTTACCGGGCTGCTCTTGGTGCGGACTCCGTCCAGGACTCCCAGCAACTGTTGCAGAGCTGGCCTGGCAGGGATGCTCTGCCTCAGAGCCTTCAATTGATCCGACCCCTtggtgctctgctctggctggaGCGGGACGGACGCCGAGCACTACTCGCCAGGACAACAGCCCTGAACGATACCATGGATCTGTCGCCACAGGGCCTCGAATCCGCCGCCTCCTCGTTGCAGCTCGTTGACCCAACAGCCCCTCCACCACCCGATGCTGGGGTCATACCCTCGGCGGTGCCCCCCGACAGCGTCCGCCTGGACGACGGCCACTGGGATGACTTCCACGTGCGCTGGCAGCCGGCGACTAGCGGAGGCAACCACAGCATCTCCTACCGACTGCTCGTAGAGTATGGCTCGCTACTGCAAACCCTCGACGTGGCCACCCCATTCGCCCGTCTCACACACCTTCCGCAGGCGCAGCTCTTGCTAAAGATCAGCATCACGCCCCGTACCGGCTGGCGCTCCGGCCCCACCTCCCACGTGCAGCTGTGCACTCCCGCCGCGGCTGCCACTCAGCCGCGGCGCCTGCGCGTGTTCGTTGAGCGCATGGCCACGCCCTTGGTGCCGCCGAGCATCGGGGCCCTGCTCCGCTGGGACGCGCCCGAGCAGGCGACTGCTCCGGGGCAGACTCTAGAGTACTgcatcagctgctggctgggatCGGAGATCCACGCGGAGCTTCTGCTGAACCAGAGCATGCTCGAGGCCCGGGTGGACCACCTACAGTCGGACCAAACCTACCGCTTTCAGGTAGAGGCGCGTGTGGCATCAACGGGGGCggccgctggcgctgccagCCACGCCCTTCACGTTACGCCTGAGGTGCAGGCCGTCCCCCGCCTGGTCTTTGCCAACACAGAGTTCATCGGGGAGCTGGACCTGGACAGCCAGCTGCGACGCCGTCTGGTGCACACCGCCAGCCCCGTGGAGCACCTGGCCACCATGGAGGGGGAGCAGCGGCTTCTATGGGTCAACGAGCATGTTGAGCTGCTCACCCACGTTCCGGGATCCGCGCCCGCCAAACTCGCCAGGATGCGGGCGGAGGTTCTTGCCCTCACCGTCGACTGGGTGCAGCGCATCGTCTACTGGGCCGAGCTGGAGGCGGGTCAGGAGGCGCCGTCGTCGCATGTGGCAGTGATATACCGCCTGGACCTGTGCCGCTTCGAGGGACGCATCCTCCCAGGCGAGCGTCTGTGGAGCACTCCGCAGGGCCACCTGCTGAGGGACTTAACGGCCCTGCCACACAGCCGAGCCCTGGTCTGGCTGGAGCACGAGGCCGGCTCCCGGAATGCCACACTTCGGGGCCGCAGTCTCGCCGACGGATCGCCCATTCCCCTCGATTCGCCCACAGCCCTCTTTCGACTGCACGAGGGCAGCCTGGAGCCGGGGACGGAGACGATAAACTTGGTGGACCATCGGGGCAAAGTGTGCGTCTACGACGTGACCCGCCAGCTCTGCACAGTCACCGGCCTGCGCAGCCAACTGCATCTGATGGCAAAGGACGGCGAACAGTTGGCCCAGGACGCGGGCTATCTCTATGCTCTGCGCAACGGCAGCATCCGCGCCTACGGTCGGAGGCGCCACCAGCTGGAGTATCACGTCGAGCTGGAGCCGGAAGaagtgcggctgctgcaggctCACAACTACCAAGCGTACCCCAGCCGacgctgcctgctcctcccgCCCGCCGCTGCCCTGGAACCCACTGCCGTCCGGTGCGATGAGCTGCAATGCACCATGACCCTGTCCCAGCTGCATGCCTTCTCGGACTGCGCGCTGCCCGTACCAGGTCTGAGCTTCCAGCTGAACCTCACTGCCCTGGAAGGAGGGCAGAGCGAGGGGGCGGCACACCTGTGGCTGGGTGGATCGGGAGACACCATCAACATTACAGGGCTGCAGCCCTACTCAAGATACCAGCTGATAGCTTCTTTGAGCAGCTACTATCAGCGCCGCCTGGGCCTCGACGACCTGTCGTTGCCGACCACGGAGGTGCGCACTGCTCCAGCCTCTCCCACGGCCCCCAGGAACTTTAGCGCCCGCGTCCTGGGCCCCAGCGAGGTGGAGGTCAGATGGGCTCCGCCCGCCCAGCTCCGCAGCGAGGGCGTTCACTACACGCTCCACTGGCAGGAGGACTCCACTGGGAACGGCACGGAGCAGGAGCAAATGGAGCGTAGAGTGGAGTCTGCGGGGGTGCATAGGCTGAGGGGGCTGCGTTCCGGGTCTAGCTACCGGATCTGGGTGCTGgcccatgccacgcccacaaaattcaacagcagcagtctgcTGCACGTTCGGACGTACGTGAGGCTGCcggaactgcagctgctggagctgggaccATACGCATTGACCCTCTGCTGGGCAGGAACCTCGGACACGCTGACCTCCCTAGTCCTCGAGTGCCGCTCAGCGGCGGAACATCTGCGCTTTGAAGTAGCCGGAAACCACTCCTGGATGGTGGTGGAGCCACTGAAGCCGCGCACGCTCTACAAGTGCCACCTGCAGCTCCTATTCGCGTCCTCCCCAGGCGCCCCAGTCTACAGGGGACCGAGCCAGAAATACGTGACACTCGGGGATGCACCTGGTGCGCCGGGAAGGCCACGACTGCAGCACATTACCGGTGAGATCTTCCGGGTGAACTGGAGCGCGGCCCGCGGCAATGGGGACCCCATCGACCTCTACAACCTCGAGGCGCTGCAGGCCAGGGCCAAGTCCAGGTCCAGACGAAGGCGCCGCAGACAGAGTGTGGGAGGGGGCCGGCTAGCCCTGCTCCCATGGGCCGAGGAGCCGGTGGCCATCGAGGACCAGTGGCTAGACTACTGCAACACCACCGAGCTGAGCTGCATCGTGCGGAGTCTGCACTCGAGCCGCCTGCTCCTGTTCCGTGTGCGCGCCCGCAGCCACGAGCATGGCTGGGGGCCATACAGCGAGGACAGCGACCGAGTCTCGGAGCCCTTCGTCTCTCCCGAGAAGCGCGGCTCCCTGGTGCTAGCCATCATTGCCCCGGCGGCCATTGTGTCCAGCTGTGTGCTGGCCCTGTTCCTGGTCCGCAAAG CAGTGCAAAAGCGGCGCGTGCGggccaagaagctgctgcagcagagccGTCCAAGCATCTGGAGCAACCTGTCAACGTTGCATACCCAGCAACAATTTCTGGTCGGCCGCAGCCGCACCTTTTCCACGACGCTCAGCGACGCGGACATCGCCCTGCTGCCGCACATCAGTCGCAGCCAATTGACCCTTCGCCGCTTCCTCGGCAGCGGAGCCTTCGGCGAGGTCTACGAGGGAGCCTTGCAGGCGGAGGACAAAAAGGATACGCAGCGCGTGGCCATCAAG AGCCTGCGAAAGGGCGCCAGCGAGTTTGCCGAACTGCTGCAAGAGGCGCAACTAATGAGCAACTTTAAGCATGAAAATATTGTAGGCCTTGTGGGCATCTGCTTTGACGCCGACTCCATCGCTCTGATCATGGAACATATGGAGGCGGGCGATCTCCTCTCATACCTAAGAGCTGCTCGACCCAAGTCTCAT GAGGAATTCAGGGGACTGTCGCTGTCGGAGTTACTTTCCATGTGCATTGACGTGGCCAATGGCTGCTGCTATCTGGAGGACATGCACTTCGTCCATCGTGATCTCGCCTGTCGCAACTGCCTTGTGTCTGAGGATGCAGACGCGGGGAACGGGCAAGGGCACCGGCGTGTGGTGAAGATTGGCGATTTTGGCCTGGCCCGCGACATCTACAAGAGCGACTATTACCGAAAAGAGGGCGAGGGGCTGCTCCCAGTACGATGGATGGCCCCGGAGAGCCTCGTGGATGGGGTGTTCACCACCCAGTCAGATGTGTGGGCTTTTGGCGTTCTCTGCTGGGAGATCCTTACCCTGGGCCAGCAGCCGTATGCGGCTAGGAACAACTTCGAGGTGCTCGCCTATGTCAAGGATGGTGGACGCCTCCATCAACCCACCATCTGTCCCGACAAAAT GCACTCCTTGCTCTTGATGTGCTGGCGCACAGATCCATCGGAACGACCCAGCTTCAGGCGTTGCTTTAATGCTCTTCATGCCATTATCATGGATCTGCGCCGCAACCAAATGCCGAATGTCGACTCAAGCACTGCGGGATCTAATTCGGAAGCCGCTTCCGCATTCGGACCAGAGCTCAAGGTGCGCTTCGATGAGCATTTGGAGAAGGCTGCGGCGCAGGAAAAGGAGGACACGAAAGAGCCAGAGGGCGTGTCACTTCGGAATGTGTCCAGCCACAGTCCGTCTGAACAGCTGTATGCCAACGAGGGGATCTCCCGCCTTTAG